The Nocardioides pantholopis genome window below encodes:
- a CDS encoding adenylate kinase — MRLIIMGPPGAGKGTQAKFIAEHFGIPAISTGDIFRRNVSEGTPLGVEAKRFMDAGEYVPDEVTNKMVRNRIEEDDAGPGFLLDGYPRTLAQVEELDGMIRGTGHQLDAVVVLTVDQDEIVNRLLQRAQVEGRTDDTEDVIRRRQELYTEQTEPLIGVYRDRGLLVEIDGMGEVDEVTRRVFKALDVVPES; from the coding sequence ATGCGTCTGATCATCATGGGCCCGCCCGGTGCCGGTAAGGGCACGCAGGCGAAGTTCATCGCCGAGCACTTCGGTATCCCCGCCATCTCGACCGGCGACATCTTCCGCCGCAACGTCTCCGAGGGCACGCCCCTCGGCGTCGAGGCCAAGCGGTTCATGGACGCGGGGGAGTACGTGCCCGACGAGGTCACGAACAAGATGGTGCGCAACCGCATCGAGGAGGACGACGCCGGTCCCGGCTTCCTGCTCGACGGCTACCCGCGCACGCTGGCCCAGGTCGAGGAGCTGGACGGGATGATCCGGGGCACCGGCCACCAGCTCGACGCGGTGGTGGTGCTGACCGTCGACCAGGACGAGATCGTCAACCGGCTGCTCCAGCGCGCCCAGGTCGAGGGCCGGACCGACGACACCGAGGACGTCATCCGTCGGCGCCAGGAGCTCTACACCGAGCAGACCGAGCCGCTGATCGGCGTCTACCGCGACCGCGGGCTGCTCGTCGAGATCGACGGCATGGGCGAGGTCGACGAGGTCACCCGGCGCGTCTTCAAGGCCCTCGACGTCGTTCCCGAGAGCTAG